Within the Thermococcus sp. CX2 genome, the region GAAGTCAGGGACAGGCTTGAAAAGATACCCGACAAAGACCTCCCGCTCCTTGGACTCCACCCCGAGAAGGCTAGACCAGAGTGGATGGTCCTCACAGTCCTTCCGGTTCCGCCGGTTACCATGAGACCGTCCATCACCCTCGAGAGCGGCATAAGGGCAGAGGACGACCTCACCCACAAGCTCGTTGACATCATCAGGATCAACAACAGGCTCAAGAGCAACATCGAGGCCGGTGCACCGCAGCTCATCATCGAAGACCTCTGGGATCTCCTCCAGTACCACGTAACGACCTACATCAACAACGAGACCTCCGGAATTCCGCCGGCCAAGCACAAGAGCGGAAGGCCCCTCAAGACCCTCGCCCAGCGTTTGAAGGGTAAGGAAGGAAGATTCAGGGGCAACCTCAGCGGTAAGCGTGTCAACTTCTCAGCCCGTACGGTCATCAGTCCCGACCCAATGATAAGCATCAACGAGGTCGGCGTTCCAATAGCCATAGCTATGGAGCTCACCGTTCCTGAGAAGGTTACGGAGTTCAACTACGAGAAGCTCAAGAAGATGGTCCTCAACGGGCCCGAGAAGTATCCGGGAGCTAACTACGTCATAGACCCCGAAGGAAGAAGAATCAGGCTCATGGAGAACAACCTCGAGCTCATCGCTGAGAAACTCGATATAGGCTGGACGGTTGAGAGGCACCTCCTCGATGGAGATATAGTTCTCTTCAACAGGCAGCCGTCCCTTCACAGGATGTCCATTATGGCCCACCGCGTTAGGGTGATGCCCTACAGAACCTTCAGGCTCAACCTGGCCGTCTGTCCGCCCTACAACGCTGACTTCGACGGTGACGAGATGAACCTCCACGTGCCGCAGACCGAGGAGGCCCAGGCAGAAGCTAAGATACTCATGGAGGTCCAGAACCACATCATCTCGCCGAGGTACGGTGGGCCGCTCATCGCTGGAATACAGGACCACATCTCCGGCGGCTACCTCCTGACGCGCGAGGGGGCATACTTCACCCGCTCAGAGGTTGAGCAGATGCTCATGTTCGCAGGGGTGGACATAGACAAGCTCCCAGAACCAGACAAGATTGAGAACGGCGTTGAGCTCTGGAGTGGGAAGACCATATTCTCGCTTATACTGCCTGAAGACTTGACCATCTGGTACAGGAACAAGCTCTGCGACGACCCCGAGCGCTGTGAGGCTCTTGAAAAGCTCATCGAGGAGAAGCTCATCCCAGATGAGGAAGAAGTCAGAAAGCTCGCCTACGACGGCTTCACCTACATCCTCAATGGGAAGCTCCTAAGCGGTGCAATAGACAAGAAGGCCTACGGTAGAGAAGATGGAAGGATACTTGACATCATCGTGAGGGAGTACGGCGTTGATAGGGCAAGGCAGTTCCTCGACCAGGTTACCAAGCTCGCCATATGGGTCATCACCCACAAGGGCTTCACTACCGCCATAGACGACGAAGACCTCCCGAGCGAGGCCCTCGACAGAATCAAGGAGATAATCCGCGAGGCTGAGGAGAGGGTTAACAGGCTCATCGAGGCATACAAGAACGGCGAGCTCGAACCTCTCCCAGGTAAGACCCTTGAGGAGACCCTTGAGAGCAACATCATGGCGGTTTTGGCTGAAGCGCGTGACAACGCAGGTAAAGTCGCTGAGAAGTACCTCGGTATGACCAACCACGCGGTCATCATGGCCAAGACCGGTGCGAGGGGTAAGATGCTCAACATCACCCAGATGGCGGCAATGCTTGGTCAGCAGTCCATCCGTGGTAAGCGTCTCTACCGCGGCTACCGCGGAAGGGTTCTGACCCACTTCAGGCAGGGTGACCTGGGAGCCAGGGCAAGGGGATTCGTCGTCAACTCCTACAAGAGCGGACTAACGCCGCAGGAGTACTTCTTCCACGCAATGGGTGGTAGGGAAGGTCTCGTCGATACTGCAGTCAGGACTGCCCAGAGCGGTTACATGCAGCGCCGTTTGATCAACGCTCTTCAGGACCTCAAGGTTGACTACGACGGAACGGTCAGAGACCCAACGGGAATCATCGTCCAGTTCAAGTACGGCGAGGACGGCGTTGACCCGATGAGGAGCTGGCAGGGCAAGACCGTGGATGTAGATAGGGTTATAATGAGAACCCTGCTCAAGGTCAGGGGTAAGGGGTGAGAGAGATGGTGACTCCAAAGACCATTAAGAGCCTCGTCGATAAGGCAGAGCTTCCGGATAACATTAAGGAAGAGCTCTACAACAAGCTCATCGAGTACAACAAGAAGTACAAGCTCAAGAAGGCGGAGATCGAAGCCATAATCGAGGAGACCGTGAAGGAGTATCAGAACGCGCTCATCGAGCCTGGCGAGGCCATAGGAACAGTTGCAGCCCAGTCGATAGGTGAGCCCTCCACGCAGATGACCCTCAACACCTTCCACTACGCGGGTGTCGCTGAGATTAACGTCACCCTCGGTCTGCCGAGAATCATAGAAATAGTCGATGCAAGAAAGAATCCGTCAACACCGATCATGACCGTCTACCTTGACGAAAAGCACCGCTACGACAGGGAGAAGGCCCTGGAAGTTGCGAGGCGCATTGAGGGAACCACCATAGAAAACCTCGCGAGGGAGATGAGCATAGATATCCTTAACTTCGAGTTCATCATCGAGATTGACCCCGAGAGGCTTGAGAAGAGCGGCCTCGACATGGAGAAGATTCAGAGGAAGCTGGAGAGCTCCTTCAAGAGCGCGGAATTCGAAGTGGACGGCTACACGCTCATAATGAGGCCCAAGAAGGTCACCAAGCTTTCAGACCTGAGGAGGCTCTCCGAAAAGGTTAAAAAGCATCGCTTGAAGGGTCTCTCAGGCGTCGGAAAGACGATTATCAGGAAGGAAGGCAACGAATACGTCATCTACACCGAGGGCTCCAACTTCAAGCAGATACTCAAAGTCCCGGGCGTTGACCCGACGAGGACGAGGACGAACAACATCCACGAGATTGCAGAGGTGCTCGGAATCGAGGCTGCGAGGAACGCCATCATTGAGGAAATAGTTAACACGATGCGTGATCAGGGTCTTGAGGTTGACGTCAGACACATCATGCTCGTCGCCGACATGATGACGCTCGACGGCGTCATACTGCCCATAGGCAGGCACGGTATAGTTGGGGAGAAGGCCAGCGTGCTGGCCAGGGCCGCCTTCGAGATAACCACTCAGCACCTCTTCGAGGCGGCCGAGAGGGGCGAGGTTGATCCGCTCAACGGTGTCGTCGAGAACGTGCTCATCGGACAGCCCGTTCCAGTCGGAACGGGAATAGTCAGGCTGGCAATGAATCTCCCCCTGAGACCGAAAAGGGAGTAGGGAGGTGTGATTGATGGACTTAGCTTTCGAACTTAGGAAGGCTGATGAAACTGGAAAGGTTATCAAGGGCGCCAAAAAGGCAATCCAGCTCGCCAAGATGGGTGGAGCTAAGCTTATTATAGTTGCGAAGAACGCCAGGCCAGACATCAAGGAGGACATCTACTACTACGCCAAGCTCAGCGGCATAC harbors:
- a CDS encoding DNA-directed RNA polymerase subunit A', translating into MQSMKKVIGSIEFGILSPQEIRKMSAAEITVPDTYDDDGYPIEGGLMDKRLGVIDPGLRCETCGARAGDCPGHFGHVELARPIIHVGFAKTIHRVLESTCRECGRIKLTDEEIEEYLRKFEVMNDRKKAKDRLIKEIHKKAKERMVCPHCGAPQFPIKFERPTIYWELRKDEEGNEYKHRMMPSEVRDRLEKIPDKDLPLLGLHPEKARPEWMVLTVLPVPPVTMRPSITLESGIRAEDDLTHKLVDIIRINNRLKSNIEAGAPQLIIEDLWDLLQYHVTTYINNETSGIPPAKHKSGRPLKTLAQRLKGKEGRFRGNLSGKRVNFSARTVISPDPMISINEVGVPIAIAMELTVPEKVTEFNYEKLKKMVLNGPEKYPGANYVIDPEGRRIRLMENNLELIAEKLDIGWTVERHLLDGDIVLFNRQPSLHRMSIMAHRVRVMPYRTFRLNLAVCPPYNADFDGDEMNLHVPQTEEAQAEAKILMEVQNHIISPRYGGPLIAGIQDHISGGYLLTREGAYFTRSEVEQMLMFAGVDIDKLPEPDKIENGVELWSGKTIFSLILPEDLTIWYRNKLCDDPERCEALEKLIEEKLIPDEEEVRKLAYDGFTYILNGKLLSGAIDKKAYGREDGRILDIIVREYGVDRARQFLDQVTKLAIWVITHKGFTTAIDDEDLPSEALDRIKEIIREAEERVNRLIEAYKNGELEPLPGKTLEETLESNIMAVLAEARDNAGKVAEKYLGMTNHAVIMAKTGARGKMLNITQMAAMLGQQSIRGKRLYRGYRGRVLTHFRQGDLGARARGFVVNSYKSGLTPQEYFFHAMGGREGLVDTAVRTAQSGYMQRRLINALQDLKVDYDGTVRDPTGIIVQFKYGEDGVDPMRSWQGKTVDVDRVIMRTLLKVRGKG
- the rpoA2 gene encoding DNA-directed RNA polymerase subunit A'', with the protein product MVTPKTIKSLVDKAELPDNIKEELYNKLIEYNKKYKLKKAEIEAIIEETVKEYQNALIEPGEAIGTVAAQSIGEPSTQMTLNTFHYAGVAEINVTLGLPRIIEIVDARKNPSTPIMTVYLDEKHRYDREKALEVARRIEGTTIENLAREMSIDILNFEFIIEIDPERLEKSGLDMEKIQRKLESSFKSAEFEVDGYTLIMRPKKVTKLSDLRRLSEKVKKHRLKGLSGVGKTIIRKEGNEYVIYTEGSNFKQILKVPGVDPTRTRTNNIHEIAEVLGIEAARNAIIEEIVNTMRDQGLEVDVRHIMLVADMMTLDGVILPIGRHGIVGEKASVLARAAFEITTQHLFEAAERGEVDPLNGVVENVLIGQPVPVGTGIVRLAMNLPLRPKRE
- a CDS encoding 50S ribosomal protein L30e; protein product: MDLAFELRKADETGKVIKGAKKAIQLAKMGGAKLIIVAKNARPDIKEDIYYYAKLSGIPVYEFDGTSVELGTILGRPHTVSALAVVDPGESKILALGGKE